A DNA window from Eptesicus fuscus isolate TK198812 chromosome 8, DD_ASM_mEF_20220401, whole genome shotgun sequence contains the following coding sequences:
- the PTPN18 gene encoding tyrosine-protein phosphatase non-receptor type 18, which yields MADTYAVVQKRRATSGPRSESGACSTEGALLYSHVTPGTRWPQAPTEEGAQLGGVPADPSPTGPGTYEDVAGGSQTSGLGFNLRIGRPKGPRDPPAEWTRV from the exons ATGGCCGATACATATGCGGTGGTGCAGAAGCGCAGGGCTACTTCAGGCCCCaggtcagagtctggggcatgcagcACGGAGGGGGCACTGCTCTACAGCCATGTGACGCCGGGCACCCGCTGGCCTCAGGCACCCACAGAGGAGGGGGCACAGCTGGGCGGTG TTCCTGCTGACCCCAGCCCTACTGGGCCAGGCACATATGAGGACGTGGCTGGTGGATCTCAGACCAGTGGTCTAG GTTTCAACCTACGCATTGGAAGGCCGAAAGGGCCCCGGGACCCTCCTGCGGAGTGGACCCGGGTGTGA